One genomic window of Solanum stenotomum isolate F172 chromosome 9, ASM1918654v1, whole genome shotgun sequence includes the following:
- the LOC125877171 gene encoding transcription factor MYBS3-like produces the protein MGRKCSHCGNIGHNSRTCSTFKLGASASFVGGLRLFGVQLIGISSSSSTSSSSSSSSYDIHLKKSLSLDCMSSPQVSSSSSLVTLNEKSTTCTNGDYLSDCLLGQPQERRKGVGWTEEEHRRFLMGLEKLGKGDWRGISRKFVTTRTPTQVASHAQKYFLRQYSTHLNKKKRLSSLFDMERRKNKMEESKEEYGNSTSPISMMDEEIALTTKDTLIWSSYYESPLNLELSLAAANTFLIGTIPVNSKPDQLPLNCIYAS, from the exons ATGGGAAGGAAGTGTTCACATTGTGGTAATATAGGTCACAATTCAAGAACTTGTAGCACTTTCAAGTTAGGTGCTAGTGCTAGCTTTGTTGGTGGATTAAGGCTCTTTGGAGTACAACTAATTGGCatctcttcttcatcttctacatcatcttcctcttcttcttcttcttatgaTATCCACTTGAAGAAAAGTTTAAGCTTAGATTGCATGTCTTCACCTCAagtatcatcatcatcatcacttGTTACTCTTAATGAAAAGAGTACTACTTGCACAAATGGAGATTATCTATCTGATTGTCTCTTAGGTCAACCTCAAGAGAGAAGGAAAG GAGTTGGATGGACAGAGGAGGAACATAGGAGATTCTTGATGGGACTAGAAAAGCTAGGGAAAGGAGATTGGAGAGGAATTTCGAGGAAGTTCGTCACAACAAGAACTCCAACACAAGTAGCTAGTCATGCTCAAAAATATTTCCTCAGACAGTACTCAACTCATCTCAATAAAAAGAAGCGCCTTTCTAGCCTCTTTGACATG GAAAGGAGGAAGAACAAAATGGAAGAAAGCAAGGAAGAGTATGGAAATTCAACAAGTCCAATTAGTATGATGGATGAAGAGATAGCATTAACAACCAAAGATACTCTAATTTGGTCTTCTTATTATGAATCCCCACTTAATTTGGAGCTAAGCCTAGCAGCTGCAAATACCTTTCTAATTGGAACTATTCCAGTTAATTCTAAACCAGATCAACTGCCTCTTAATTGTATATATGCTAGCTAA